From Erwinia sp. HDF1-3R, one genomic window encodes:
- the cydA gene encoding cytochrome ubiquinol oxidase subunit I, with protein MFDIVELSRLQFALTAMYHFLFVPLTLGMAFLLAIMETVYVLSGKQIYKDMTKFWGKLFGINFALGVATGLTMEFQFGTNWSYYSHYVGDIFGAPLAIEGLMAFFLESTFVGLFFFGWDRLGKVQHMAVTWLVALGSNLSALWILVANGWMQNPVASDFNFETMRMEMVSFSELIFNPVAQVKFVHTVAAGYTCGAMFILGISAFYLLRGRDVAFAKRSFAIAASFGMAAILSVIVLGDESGYEIGDVQKTKLAAIEAEWETQPAPAPFTLFGIPDQQAQENKYAIQIPWALGLIATRSLDKQVTGLKELMGQHEVRIRNGMKAYQLLAELRSGNDDAQVRTAFNAVKKDLGYGLLLKRYTPNVSDATEAQIAQATKDSIPQVAPLYFSFRIMVASGILMLLIIGAAFWAVVRNRIGKSTFLLKCALYGIPLPWIAIESGWFVAEYGRQPWAIGEVLPTAVANSSLTVGDLLFSMILICGLYTMFLVVEMYLMFRFARLGPSSLKTGRYHYEQSPLTTPAAR; from the coding sequence ATGTTTGATATTGTCGAACTGTCGCGCTTACAGTTTGCTCTGACCGCTATGTATCACTTTCTGTTTGTGCCCTTAACGCTGGGAATGGCGTTTTTGCTGGCGATAATGGAAACGGTTTACGTGCTGTCAGGTAAGCAAATCTACAAAGATATGACTAAATTCTGGGGCAAGTTATTTGGTATTAACTTTGCCCTGGGCGTGGCTACCGGACTGACCATGGAGTTCCAGTTCGGGACCAACTGGTCCTATTATTCACACTACGTCGGGGATATATTCGGCGCACCGCTGGCGATTGAAGGTCTGATGGCTTTCTTTCTGGAATCGACCTTTGTCGGGCTGTTTTTCTTCGGCTGGGATCGACTGGGAAAAGTCCAGCATATGGCGGTGACCTGGCTGGTGGCATTAGGCTCAAACCTTTCTGCGCTGTGGATCCTGGTCGCGAATGGCTGGATGCAGAACCCCGTCGCCTCTGACTTCAACTTTGAAACGATGCGCATGGAGATGGTCAGCTTCTCAGAGCTTATCTTCAATCCGGTCGCTCAGGTGAAATTCGTCCATACCGTGGCGGCGGGCTACACCTGCGGCGCGATGTTTATTCTGGGTATCAGCGCCTTTTACCTGCTGCGCGGCCGCGACGTGGCCTTCGCTAAACGCTCCTTTGCGATTGCGGCAAGCTTCGGCATGGCGGCAATACTGTCGGTTATCGTGCTCGGGGACGAGTCAGGTTATGAAATCGGCGACGTTCAGAAGACGAAGCTGGCCGCGATTGAAGCCGAATGGGAAACCCAGCCTGCGCCGGCTCCTTTTACGCTGTTTGGTATACCCGATCAGCAGGCACAGGAAAATAAATACGCTATTCAGATCCCCTGGGCGCTGGGGCTGATTGCTACCCGCTCACTTGATAAGCAGGTGACCGGGCTGAAAGAGCTGATGGGGCAGCATGAGGTGCGCATCCGTAACGGGATGAAAGCTTATCAGCTGCTGGCCGAGCTGCGATCCGGCAACGATGACGCTCAGGTACGCACCGCCTTCAACGCGGTGAAAAAAGATCTGGGCTACGGCCTGCTGCTGAAACGCTATACGCCAAACGTCAGCGATGCCACTGAAGCGCAGATTGCCCAGGCGACCAAAGACTCCATTCCTCAGGTCGCGCCACTTTACTTCTCATTCCGCATCATGGTCGCCAGCGGCATCCTGATGCTGCTGATTATCGGCGCTGCGTTCTGGGCGGTAGTCCGTAACCGCATTGGCAAAAGTACCTTCCTGCTTAAGTGCGCGCTCTACGGCATTCCTCTGCCGTGGATCGCCATCGAGTCCGGCTGGTTTGTCGCGGAATATGGCCGTCAGCCCTGGGCTATCGGCGAGGTGCTGCCGACGGCGGTGGCGAACTCCTCACTGACGGTTGGCGATCTGCTGTTCTCGATGATTCTAATCTGCGGGCTTTACACGATGTTCCTGGTGGTTGAAATGTATCTGATGTTCAGGTTTGCCCGACTGGGCCCAAGCAGCCTGAAAACGGGTCGCTATCACTATGAACAGTCTCCCCTTACCACACCGGCAGCACGCTAA
- the cydB gene encoding cytochrome d ubiquinol oxidase subunit II: MITYELLRFVWWALIGVLLIGFAVADGFDMGVGMLSRILGRTDTDRRIMINSIAPHWDGNQVWLITAGGALFAAWPMVYAAAFSGFYVAMILVLASLFFRPVGFDYRSKIEDPRWRRTWDWGIFIGSFVPPLVIGVAFGNLLQGVPFHTDEYLRLFYTGNFFQLLNPFALLAGIVSVSMILTQGATYLQMRTTGELHIRSRGAAQISALVMMVCFVLAGVWVMKGIEGYVLSSVLDHNAPSNPLAKVVTREAGAWLVNFNRAPILWAIPALGVVLPLLTVLCSRLEKGAWAFFFSSLTLACVILTAGVAMFPFIMPSSTVPNISLTMWDATSSLLTLKIMTVAAIIFVPIILAYTTWCYYKMFGRITREQIENNTHSLY; this comes from the coding sequence ATGATTACTTATGAACTGCTGCGATTCGTCTGGTGGGCACTGATCGGCGTACTGCTGATTGGCTTCGCCGTGGCGGACGGATTTGATATGGGCGTGGGCATGCTCTCACGCATTCTCGGGCGGACCGATACCGATCGACGCATTATGATCAACAGTATCGCCCCGCACTGGGACGGCAATCAGGTGTGGCTGATCACCGCCGGGGGAGCGCTGTTTGCCGCCTGGCCAATGGTCTATGCGGCGGCCTTTTCCGGCTTCTACGTGGCAATGATCCTGGTGCTGGCCTCGCTGTTCTTTCGCCCGGTGGGTTTTGACTACCGTTCGAAGATTGAAGACCCACGCTGGCGTCGTACCTGGGACTGGGGCATTTTTATCGGTAGCTTTGTGCCGCCGCTGGTGATTGGCGTGGCCTTCGGCAACCTGTTGCAGGGTGTGCCTTTTCATACCGATGAATACCTGCGTCTGTTCTATACCGGCAACTTCTTCCAGCTGCTGAATCCGTTTGCGCTGCTGGCGGGTATCGTCAGCGTCAGCATGATCCTGACGCAGGGCGCCACCTATTTACAGATGCGCACCACTGGCGAACTGCACATCCGTTCTCGCGGGGCCGCGCAGATTTCAGCATTGGTGATGATGGTGTGCTTTGTGTTGGCCGGCGTGTGGGTGATGAAGGGCATAGAGGGTTACGTGCTGAGCTCTGTGCTGGATCACAATGCCCCGTCGAATCCGCTGGCTAAGGTGGTGACGCGTGAAGCGGGTGCCTGGCTGGTGAATTTCAACCGTGCCCCAATACTCTGGGCTATCCCGGCGCTGGGCGTGGTACTGCCGCTGCTGACGGTGCTCTGTTCGCGGCTGGAGAAGGGCGCCTGGGCGTTTTTCTTCTCTTCCCTGACGCTGGCCTGCGTGATCCTGACGGCGGGGGTGGCGATGTTCCCGTTCATTATGCCATCCAGCACGGTTCCGAATATCAGCCTGACAATGTGGGATGCGACCTCGAGCCTGCTGACGCTGAAAATTATGACCGTGGCCGCCATCATCTTTGTGCCGATTATTCTGGCGTACACAACCTGGTGTTATTACAAAATGTTCGGTCGCATCACGCGTGAGCAGATTGAAAATAACACCCATTCACTCTACTGA
- the cydX gene encoding cytochrome bd-I oxidase subunit CydX, producing the protein MWYFAWILGTLLACAFGIITALAIEHIEESEVKNER; encoded by the coding sequence ATGTGGTATTTTGCCTGGATACTTGGCACGCTGCTGGCCTGCGCCTTTGGCATCATTACGGCGCTGGCGATAGAGCATATCGAAGAGAGCGAAGTGAAAAACGAACGCTGA